The following is a genomic window from Sphingobacterium spiritivorum.
AAAATTAATCAATTTTAGGGGATAAATGAATTAATTTGAGTGTATAACTGTATTCGTGTACAGATATGGCAGAGATTTTGTATAATTGAGTCAACTTTAATTATGTAAGCATATGAAATGGCAAGGTGGTCGTCAAAGCGATAATTTTCAAGACAGAAGAGGTATGTCCGGCGGACAGAAATTTGCAATTGGTGGTATCGGAGGTGTGATTATTCTGGTCATCGGGTTTCTGATGGGTGGTGATCCGGGACAATTGATGGAACAATTGCAAAATGCCAATGTCGGAGCACCGCAGACGGAGCAGGGAGAAGTACAGCTTACAGAAGAAGAAAAAAAACTCACGGCATTTTCCCGAACAGTATTAGCGAGTACGGAAGATGTATGGACAAAAGTATTCAAAGATAATGGGCTTACCTATCAGACAGCTGATCTGGTCGTATACACTGGCGGTACACAAACCGAAGGCTGTGGTGTAGGAAAAGCTTCCTACGGACCTTTTTACTGCCCGGGGGATCATAATGTGTATCTGGATCTTAGTTTTAATCAGGAGTTGCAGCAAAAGTTTGGTGCCAAGGGAGAATTTGCTTTAGCGTATGTGATAGCACATGAAGTAGGACATCATATCCAGAATCTGGTAGGTACGTTAAATAAAACGAATCAGATGCGTCAGCAGATGAGTGAAGCTGAATACAATAAAGTCAGTGTAATGACAGAGTTGCAGTCGGATTTCTATGCAGGCGTATGGGCACACTATGTCAATCAGTTATCTGATATCAAGATCGATTACAATGATATATTAGACGGAATGCAGGCTGCAGAGGCAGTAGGAGACGATAAACTTCAGGAGCAGGCGCAGGGTTATGCCGTTCCCGAATCATTTACGCATGGCACTTCCGAACAACGGGCGCGCTGGTTTAAGAAAGGATATGATACAGGCGATCTTAAAGCCGGAGATACATTCTCAGACAAAAGTCTGAGGTAATTAGTTACTGCACTAAAAGATTGCAGCCTCTGATATCACTTTGATCAAATCTGCCTAATACCTCAAAAGAACCATCAGGATAGATTTTTCCCAGATCCTGTGTGGCGATAAAGGAACAGGAATAAATATTGGCTAAGTCGATGACATTGATAGCTCCTGTACGGCTATTCTCAATTAATGTGAGGGGATCATTCGTATCTCTGATGAGTATCTTCATCCAGTTCGGATGCTGAAAGATACCTTTACCATAGGAATATCCCTGTGAAAGAAGCTCGGTCATACCATATTCGGAGTGGATAGCAGGGACGTTAAATCCCTCACGAAGCAGGTCATGAACTTCCTCCCTAATCATTTCTTTGCGTTTTCCCTTCATTCCTCCTGTTTCCATAATGATCAGTTTCGGAAAAT
Proteins encoded in this region:
- the ypfJ gene encoding KPN_02809 family neutral zinc metallopeptidase, producing MKWQGGRQSDNFQDRRGMSGGQKFAIGGIGGVIILVIGFLMGGDPGQLMEQLQNANVGAPQTEQGEVQLTEEEKKLTAFSRTVLASTEDVWTKVFKDNGLTYQTADLVVYTGGTQTEGCGVGKASYGPFYCPGDHNVYLDLSFNQELQQKFGAKGEFALAYVIAHEVGHHIQNLVGTLNKTNQMRQQMSEAEYNKVSVMTELQSDFYAGVWAHYVNQLSDIKIDYNDILDGMQAAEAVGDDKLQEQAQGYAVPESFTHGTSEQRARWFKKGYDTGDLKAGDTFSDKSLR